A single Micromonospora sp. CCTCC AA 2012012 DNA region contains:
- a CDS encoding M14 family metallopeptidase translates to MRRTRLAVAGVVTLVGALALTAPASARPPSHPDGRDDLEVYVGTVNAEQLAKLRAAGVDLGHDEVRTDSTGTTVETVLSRREARRLAGQGVRLDVKKVHGKDASQALREQAAAGWKAFRPYGEPGGIRDELTATAARFPALTKVETIGRTVQGQPILAVKVTRNARSLPDGKRPAVLYAGTQHAREWITPEMTRRLLHHVLDNYGTDAEITRLVNTTELWFLPVANPDGYDHTFTPGNRLWRKNLRDNDHDGQITGADGVDLNRNFAYKWGYDNEGSSPEPNSDTYRGTGPNSEPETKALDGLFKRVGFEFFVNYHSAAQLLLYGVGWQVSTPTPDDVIYQAMAGDDAHPAVPGYDPDISAELYTTNGDTDAHAQVRYRTLGFTPEMSTCQTAAASDPDDQWRPEDCVSGFIFPDDEKLISAEVAKNLPFALAVAKSAADPDDPVSVVGRSTPDFQVDAFDTSYGRTQQVATIARRALKDVRMHYVVNGGRPRTVKVREWRGGERYGDTGDDYYAELRGTVTGTRPGDRVEVWFTGVKPRRGPVASEHFTYRVHSDIGGDVLVLAVEDVTGLSPAQDATTAKYADRIAASVEAAGHHADVYDFDAMGRKAPHPLGVLSHYRAVVWETGDDVILRSPGQVGGTAAEAALDTELAVRDYLNEGGKVLVSGKYALFAQGANGGYVYRPDAPPECTDPADVACLPLLNDFQQYYLGAYNYVSDGGSDPDGNPYPVRGSDGVFAGFDGRLNAAGSAGNQEHTASFLTTSSFLPPAQFPQFASSAAVDWARPGAAPFDPRTGDWYLYSGRADESYKRLTRTVDLTSAGAAQLRFFASYDVEQNWDFLFVEAHEVGSDTWTTLPDANGHTGTATGESCQSGWAQLHPFLAHYQGAGCSSTGSTGSWNAATGASNGWQEFAVDLSAYAGRKVEVSISYASDWGTQGLGVFLDDARVLADGAVVSETSFETADLGGWTVAGPPAGSASAPNDWARSQQAFEEGSAVVTDDSVYLGFGLEGLTPAARDDLVARSLAHLTGRTGS, encoded by the coding sequence ATGAGGCGCACACGGCTGGCGGTCGCCGGCGTGGTCACTCTGGTCGGCGCACTGGCGCTGACCGCACCGGCGAGCGCGCGACCACCGTCCCACCCGGACGGTCGCGACGACCTGGAGGTGTACGTCGGCACGGTGAACGCCGAGCAGCTGGCGAAACTCCGGGCGGCCGGCGTGGACCTCGGCCACGACGAGGTACGCACCGACTCGACCGGCACCACCGTGGAGACGGTGCTCAGTCGGCGGGAGGCGCGTCGCCTCGCCGGGCAGGGCGTCCGGCTCGACGTGAAGAAGGTGCACGGCAAGGACGCCTCGCAAGCGTTGCGGGAGCAGGCCGCCGCCGGCTGGAAGGCGTTCCGCCCGTACGGCGAACCCGGCGGCATCCGGGACGAGCTGACCGCCACCGCCGCCCGGTTCCCGGCGCTGACCAAGGTGGAGACGATCGGCCGGACGGTGCAGGGCCAGCCGATCCTCGCCGTCAAGGTGACGCGGAACGCGAGGTCACTGCCGGACGGGAAACGCCCCGCGGTGCTGTACGCCGGCACCCAGCACGCCCGGGAGTGGATCACCCCGGAGATGACCCGCCGGCTGCTGCACCACGTGCTGGACAACTACGGCACCGACGCGGAGATCACCCGGCTGGTGAACACCACCGAGCTGTGGTTCCTGCCGGTGGCCAACCCGGACGGCTACGACCACACCTTCACCCCGGGCAACCGGCTGTGGCGCAAGAACCTGCGGGACAACGACCACGACGGCCAGATCACCGGCGCCGACGGCGTCGACCTGAACCGCAACTTCGCCTACAAGTGGGGCTACGACAACGAGGGCTCCTCACCGGAGCCGAACAGTGACACCTACCGGGGCACCGGCCCCAACTCGGAGCCGGAGACGAAGGCCCTCGACGGGCTCTTCAAGCGGGTCGGCTTCGAGTTCTTCGTCAACTACCACTCGGCGGCCCAGCTGCTGCTCTACGGCGTCGGCTGGCAGGTCAGCACGCCGACGCCGGACGACGTGATCTATCAGGCGATGGCCGGCGACGACGCCCACCCGGCGGTCCCCGGCTACGACCCGGACATCTCCGCCGAGCTGTACACCACCAACGGCGACACCGACGCGCACGCCCAGGTCCGGTACCGCACCCTCGGCTTCACCCCGGAGATGTCCACCTGCCAGACCGCCGCCGCCTCCGATCCGGACGACCAGTGGCGGCCCGAGGACTGCGTCAGCGGCTTCATCTTCCCCGACGACGAGAAGCTCATCTCGGCGGAGGTGGCGAAGAACCTGCCGTTCGCGCTCGCCGTGGCGAAGTCGGCGGCCGACCCGGACGACCCGGTGTCGGTGGTCGGCCGGAGCACGCCGGACTTCCAGGTGGACGCCTTCGACACGTCGTACGGGCGGACCCAGCAGGTCGCCACGATCGCCCGGCGGGCGCTGAAGGACGTCCGGATGCACTACGTGGTCAACGGCGGCCGGCCGAGGACCGTCAAGGTCCGCGAGTGGCGCGGCGGCGAACGGTACGGCGACACGGGCGACGACTACTACGCCGAGCTGCGCGGCACGGTCACCGGCACCAGACCCGGCGACCGGGTCGAGGTGTGGTTCACCGGGGTCAAGCCCCGCAGGGGGCCGGTGGCCAGCGAGCACTTCACCTACCGGGTGCACTCCGACATCGGCGGTGACGTGCTGGTCCTCGCGGTGGAGGACGTGACCGGGCTGAGCCCGGCGCAGGACGCCACCACCGCGAAGTACGCCGACCGGATCGCCGCGTCGGTGGAGGCCGCCGGCCACCACGCCGACGTCTACGACTTCGACGCGATGGGCCGGAAGGCACCGCACCCGTTGGGCGTGCTGTCGCACTACCGGGCGGTGGTCTGGGAGACCGGCGACGACGTCATCCTCCGCTCCCCCGGTCAGGTGGGCGGCACCGCCGCCGAGGCCGCGCTCGACACCGAACTGGCCGTGCGTGACTACCTCAACGAGGGCGGCAAGGTGCTGGTCAGCGGCAAGTACGCGCTCTTCGCCCAGGGCGCCAACGGCGGCTACGTCTACCGGCCGGACGCCCCGCCGGAGTGCACCGACCCGGCCGACGTGGCGTGCCTGCCGCTGCTGAACGACTTCCAGCAGTACTACCTGGGGGCGTACAACTACGTCAGCGACGGCGGCAGCGACCCGGACGGCAACCCGTACCCGGTGCGGGGGTCGGACGGCGTCTTCGCCGGGTTCGACGGCCGGCTCAACGCGGCGGGGTCTGCGGGCAACCAGGAACACACGGCGTCCTTCCTCACCACGTCGAGCTTCCTGCCGCCGGCCCAGTTCCCCCAGTTCGCCAGCTCGGCCGCCGTGGACTGGGCCCGGCCGGGGGCGGCGCCGTTCGACCCGCGCACCGGCGACTGGTACCTGTACAGCGGGCGGGCGGACGAGTCGTACAAGCGGCTCACCCGGACCGTCGACCTGACCTCGGCCGGCGCCGCGCAGCTGCGCTTCTTCGCCTCGTACGACGTGGAGCAGAACTGGGACTTCCTCTTCGTCGAGGCGCACGAGGTGGGCAGCGACACCTGGACCACGCTGCCGGACGCGAACGGGCACACCGGCACGGCGACCGGGGAGAGCTGCCAGTCCGGCTGGGCGCAGCTGCACCCCTTCCTGGCCCACTACCAGGGCGCGGGCTGCTCCTCGACGGGCAGCACCGGTAGCTGGAACGCGGCCACCGGGGCCTCCAACGGGTGGCAGGAGTTCGCCGTCGACCTGTCGGCGTACGCCGGTAGGAAGGTGGAGGTCTCCATCTCGTACGCCTCGGACTGGGGCACCCAGGGCCTCGGCGTCTTCCTCGACGACGCCCGGGTGCTGGCCGACGGCGCGGTGGTCTCGGAGACCTCGTTCGAGACGGCGGACCTGGGCGGCTGGACGGTCGCCGGCCCGCCGGCCGGTTCCGCGAGCGCACCGAACGACTGGGCGCGCAGCCAGCAGGCGTTCGAGGAGGGCTCGGCCGTGGTCACCGACGACTCGGTCTATCTCGGCTTCGGCCTCGAAGGGTTGACCCCGGCGGCCCGGGACGACCTGGTCGCCCGGTCGCTGGCCCACCTGACCGGCCGTACCGGGTCCTGA
- a CDS encoding acyltransferase family protein, translated as MRASSTAASPRLYVLDGLRLVAALLVVAFHFTIFSKPWGAPNGTAVPELATVTQFGWLGVYLFFLISGFVICMSAEGRSLSQFATARITRLYPAYWFAVIATTVVVTLWPVVAKPLPPGDVLTNLTMFQDFLGVKRVEPVYWTLSVELRFYLLFGLFVLVRGYTPRRVLLFASGWLVASILVGNSTPLLSTLLVPRDAACFVAGMALYLIYRHGANLYLWGLVGAAWLVSLEKIGAMKPTAPLRNAFSPVQVGIAEAAVMTLFFLLMAAVATRRLAVSWRWFTTAGALTYPLYLLHEFIGWTMIHHIRRVLPPWATLLVVVAVLLVISWLVYRFVEKPLSGWLRRRFAEARLSPVFMRRTPPDQPSAGRTGSAPSDPASPAVAPGPRPSVIDGPTLIPTAAPSGVAG; from the coding sequence GTGAGAGCGTCGTCCACGGCCGCGTCACCGCGTCTGTACGTCCTCGACGGGCTGCGACTCGTCGCCGCCCTGCTCGTCGTGGCCTTCCACTTCACGATCTTCAGCAAGCCGTGGGGCGCACCGAACGGCACCGCCGTGCCCGAGCTGGCCACGGTCACCCAGTTCGGCTGGCTGGGCGTCTACCTGTTCTTCCTGATCAGCGGTTTCGTGATCTGCATGAGCGCCGAGGGGCGCAGCCTGTCGCAGTTCGCCACCGCCCGGATCACCCGGCTCTACCCGGCGTACTGGTTCGCGGTGATCGCGACGACCGTCGTGGTCACCCTCTGGCCGGTGGTCGCCAAGCCGTTGCCGCCGGGCGACGTGCTGACCAACCTGACCATGTTCCAGGACTTCCTGGGCGTGAAGCGGGTCGAGCCGGTCTACTGGACGCTCTCGGTCGAGCTGCGCTTCTATCTGCTCTTCGGGCTCTTCGTGCTGGTCCGTGGCTACACCCCGCGCCGGGTGCTGCTCTTCGCCTCGGGCTGGCTGGTCGCCAGCATCCTGGTGGGCAACTCGACGCCCCTGCTGAGCACGCTGCTGGTGCCCCGGGACGCCGCCTGCTTCGTGGCCGGCATGGCGCTCTACCTGATCTACCGGCACGGCGCCAACCTCTACCTCTGGGGGCTGGTCGGGGCGGCCTGGCTGGTCAGCCTGGAGAAGATCGGCGCGATGAAGCCGACCGCGCCGCTGCGCAACGCCTTCTCCCCGGTCCAGGTCGGCATCGCCGAGGCGGCGGTGATGACCCTGTTCTTCCTGCTGATGGCCGCGGTGGCCACCCGCCGGCTCGCGGTGTCCTGGCGCTGGTTCACCACCGCGGGGGCGTTGACCTACCCGCTCTACCTGCTGCACGAGTTCATCGGCTGGACGATGATCCACCACATCCGCCGGGTGCTGCCGCCGTGGGCGACCCTGCTCGTGGTGGTGGCGGTGCTGCTGGTGATCTCGTGGCTGGTGTACCGGTTCGTCGAGAAGCCGCTCTCCGGCTGGCTGCGGCGCCGGTTCGCTGAGGCCCGGCTCTCCCCGGTGTTCATGCGGCGGACGCCGCCCGACCAGCCGTCCGCCGGGCGGACCGGGTCCGCCCCGTCGGATCCCGCGTCGCCCGCGGTCGCGCCCGGACCGCGACCGTCGGTGATCGACGGACCGACCCTGATTCCGACCGCCGCGCCGTCGGGGGTCGCCGGCTGA
- a CDS encoding NAD(+)/NADH kinase, which yields MRRWRWGLVLHPTRDVAEVVGTVVDWTSRHGVGLAVRAEDRDRVPPEVAAMPSGALARECDALISIGGDGTMLGALRLTVDHPTPVLGVHLGQLGFLVEVQPADLPAALDRLAAGTVTLEPHSCLTCEVCGDDVTAFNDIVLGRHPGEGFVMATLVIDGQRYGYYRCDSLIVSTPTGSTAYSYAAGGPLVSPAAQAVVVTPSAPMAGISRPVVLSPDEVLRLELRPGSARAAVEVDGQVIKHIDDDGAIEVRYRRDAGLVVRLDPRRHRERSQLRLSLLDLPLLPDQLRELLPGPMREEFDRRGDGRA from the coding sequence ATGCGGAGGTGGCGGTGGGGTCTGGTGCTGCATCCCACCCGGGACGTCGCCGAGGTGGTCGGGACCGTCGTCGACTGGACCAGCCGACACGGCGTCGGCCTGGCCGTGCGCGCCGAGGACCGGGACCGGGTGCCGCCGGAGGTGGCGGCGATGCCGTCCGGGGCGCTCGCCCGCGAGTGTGACGCCCTGATCAGCATCGGCGGCGACGGCACGATGCTGGGCGCGCTCCGGCTGACCGTGGACCACCCGACCCCGGTGCTCGGGGTGCACCTCGGTCAGCTCGGTTTCCTGGTCGAGGTGCAGCCGGCCGACCTGCCGGCCGCCCTGGACCGGCTGGCCGCCGGCACCGTCACGCTGGAGCCGCACAGCTGCCTGACCTGCGAGGTGTGCGGCGACGACGTGACGGCGTTCAACGACATCGTGCTGGGCCGGCACCCGGGCGAGGGCTTCGTGATGGCCACCCTCGTCATCGACGGCCAGCGGTACGGGTACTACCGCTGCGACTCGCTGATCGTCAGCACCCCCACCGGCTCGACCGCGTACAGCTATGCGGCCGGCGGGCCGCTGGTCTCCCCGGCGGCCCAGGCGGTGGTGGTCACCCCGTCGGCGCCGATGGCGGGCATCTCCCGGCCGGTGGTGCTCTCCCCCGACGAGGTGCTCCGGTTGGAGCTGCGGCCGGGCTCCGCCCGCGCCGCCGTCGAGGTCGACGGGCAGGTGATCAAGCACATCGACGACGACGGCGCGATCGAGGTGCGCTACCGGCGCGACGCGGGCCTGGTGGTCCGGCTGGACCCGCGGCGGCACCGCGAGCGCAGCCAGCTCCGGCTCAGCCTGCTGGACCTGCCGCTGCTGCCGGACCAGCTCCGGGAGCTGCTGCCCGGGCCGATGCGGGAGGAGTTCGACCGCCGCGGCGACGGTCGGGCGTGA
- the wecB gene encoding non-hydrolyzing UDP-N-acetylglucosamine 2-epimerase encodes MTRVMTVVGTRPEIIRLSRVMDRLDRTVEHVLVHTGQNWDPSLSDVFFTELRLRQPDRFLGVDTSSLGRVLGGVLVGVEEAITAYRPDALLVLGDTNSCIAALMARRMRVPVYHMEAGNRCFDLNVPEETNRRLVDHVADFNLVYTEHARRNLLAEGLHPRRILHTGSPMREVLEHHRADIARSTVLDRLELRPGGYFVVSAHREENVDRPDRLHRLLDCLRAVRDEWRLPLLVSTHPRTRKALEGLAVDDTALEGIAFHEPFGLLDYVHLQTHARCTLSDSGTISEEAAILGFPAVTLRESIERPEALDAGGIIMTGLDPRGVVEAVRVAVAQVDVEGVPCPADYRVPDTSRRVVDFILSTVRRHHAWAGIRV; translated from the coding sequence ATGACCCGCGTGATGACGGTGGTCGGCACCCGTCCGGAGATCATCCGGCTGTCCCGGGTGATGGACCGGCTGGACCGTACGGTCGAGCACGTGCTCGTGCACACCGGGCAGAACTGGGACCCGTCGCTCTCCGACGTCTTCTTCACCGAGCTGCGGCTGCGCCAGCCCGATCGGTTCCTCGGCGTGGACACCTCGTCGCTGGGCCGGGTGCTCGGCGGCGTCCTGGTCGGGGTGGAGGAGGCGATCACCGCCTACCGGCCGGACGCGCTGCTGGTGCTCGGCGACACCAACAGCTGCATCGCCGCCCTGATGGCCCGGCGGATGCGGGTGCCCGTCTACCACATGGAGGCGGGCAACCGCTGCTTCGACCTGAACGTGCCGGAGGAGACCAACCGGCGGCTGGTCGACCACGTCGCCGACTTCAACCTGGTCTACACCGAGCACGCCCGGCGCAACCTGCTCGCCGAGGGGCTGCACCCGCGACGGATCCTGCACACCGGCTCCCCGATGCGGGAGGTGCTGGAGCACCACCGCGCCGACATCGCCCGCTCCACCGTGCTGGACCGGCTCGAACTGCGCCCCGGCGGATACTTCGTGGTCAGCGCCCACCGGGAGGAGAACGTCGACCGCCCGGACCGGCTGCACCGCCTGCTCGACTGCCTCCGGGCGGTACGCGACGAGTGGCGGCTGCCGCTGCTGGTCTCCACCCACCCGCGTACCCGCAAGGCCCTGGAGGGGCTGGCCGTCGACGACACCGCGCTGGAGGGGATCGCCTTCCACGAGCCGTTCGGGCTCCTCGACTACGTACACCTGCAGACGCACGCCCGGTGCACCCTGTCGGACAGCGGCACGATCAGCGAGGAGGCGGCGATCCTCGGCTTCCCGGCGGTCACGTTGCGCGAGTCGATCGAGCGTCCCGAGGCGCTCGACGCCGGCGGCATCATCATGACCGGCCTCGACCCGCGTGGTGTGGTCGAGGCGGTCCGGGTGGCCGTCGCGCAGGTCGACGTCGAGGGGGTGCCGTGTCCCGCCGACTACCGGGTGCCCGACACCTCCCGCCGGGTGGTCGACTTCATCCTCTCCACGGTCCGCCGGCACCACGCGTGGGCGGGCATCCGGGTCTGA
- the pgm gene encoding phosphoglucomutase (alpha-D-glucose-1,6-bisphosphate-dependent) has translation MAHPRAGQPAEPADLVDVPWLVTAYYAEHPDPEDPAQQVSFGTSGHRGSSLRKAFNEDHILAVTQALCDYRREQGLSGPLFLARDTHALSAPAEASALEVLAANDVTVLRDSRDGYTPTPSASHAILTHNRGRTSGLADGIVITPSHNPPEDGGFKYNPTHGGPADSDVTKWIQDRANAILAAGLKEVRRIPYARARAADTTGTYDFLAHYVDDLPSVLDIDAIRDAGVRIGADPLGGASVAYWGEIAERHRLDLTVINPTVDPTWRFMTLDGDGRIRMDCSSPNAMASLIAARADYQVSTGNDADADRHGIVTPDGGLMNPNHYLAVAIGHLFRTRSAWGPAAAIGKTLVSSSMIDRVAADLGRPLLEVPVGFKWFVPGLLDGAVGFGGEESAGASFLRRDGSTWTTDKDGILLCLLASEIIASTGRTPSEHWAELAERFGAPAYARIDAPATRQEKAVLGKLSPEQVTATELAGEPITATLTTAPGNGAAIGGLKVTTESGWFAARPSGTEDVYKIYAESFQGPDHLARIQEEAKGLVSDVLRQA, from the coding sequence GTGGCCCACCCCCGTGCCGGCCAGCCCGCCGAGCCCGCCGACCTGGTCGACGTGCCCTGGCTGGTGACCGCCTACTACGCCGAGCACCCCGATCCGGAGGATCCGGCGCAGCAGGTCTCCTTCGGCACCTCCGGCCACCGGGGGTCGAGTCTGCGCAAAGCCTTCAACGAGGACCACATCCTCGCCGTCACCCAGGCGCTCTGCGACTACCGCCGCGAGCAGGGGCTCTCCGGGCCGCTCTTCCTGGCCCGGGACACCCACGCGCTCTCCGCGCCGGCGGAGGCGAGCGCGCTGGAGGTGCTCGCCGCCAACGACGTCACCGTGCTGCGCGACAGCCGGGACGGCTACACCCCGACCCCGTCCGCGTCGCACGCGATCCTCACCCACAACCGGGGCCGGACCAGCGGGCTCGCCGACGGCATCGTGATCACTCCGTCGCACAACCCGCCGGAGGACGGCGGCTTCAAGTACAACCCCACCCACGGCGGGCCCGCCGACAGTGACGTCACGAAGTGGATCCAGGACCGCGCGAACGCGATCCTCGCCGCCGGGCTCAAGGAGGTGCGACGGATCCCGTACGCGCGGGCCCGCGCCGCCGACACCACCGGGACGTACGACTTCCTCGCCCACTACGTCGACGACCTGCCGTCGGTGCTCGACATCGACGCGATCCGGGACGCCGGGGTCCGCATCGGCGCCGACCCGCTCGGCGGGGCGAGCGTCGCGTACTGGGGGGAGATCGCCGAGCGGCACCGGCTCGACCTGACCGTGATCAACCCGACGGTTGACCCGACCTGGCGGTTCATGACCCTCGACGGTGACGGCCGGATCCGGATGGACTGCTCCTCGCCGAACGCGATGGCCTCGCTGATCGCGGCCCGCGCCGACTACCAGGTCTCCACCGGCAACGACGCCGACGCCGACCGGCACGGCATCGTCACCCCGGACGGCGGGCTGATGAACCCCAACCACTACCTGGCCGTCGCGATCGGCCACCTGTTCCGGACCCGTTCCGCCTGGGGCCCGGCGGCGGCGATCGGCAAGACCCTCGTCTCCTCCTCGATGATCGACCGGGTCGCCGCCGACCTGGGCCGGCCGCTGCTGGAGGTGCCGGTGGGCTTCAAGTGGTTCGTGCCGGGCCTGCTCGACGGCGCGGTCGGCTTCGGCGGCGAGGAGAGCGCCGGCGCCTCGTTCCTGCGCCGCGACGGCAGCACCTGGACCACCGACAAGGACGGCATCCTGCTCTGCCTGCTCGCCTCCGAGATCATCGCCAGCACCGGGCGGACGCCCAGCGAGCACTGGGCCGAGCTGGCCGAACGCTTCGGCGCGCCCGCGTACGCCCGGATCGACGCCCCGGCCACCCGGCAGGAGAAGGCGGTGCTCGGCAAGCTCTCGCCGGAGCAGGTGACGGCGACCGAACTGGCCGGTGAGCCGATCACCGCCACGCTCACCACCGCGCCCGGCAACGGCGCGGCGATCGGAGGGCTCAAGGTCACCACCGAGTCCGGCTGGTTCGCCGCCCGCCCCTCCGGCACCGAAGACGTCTACAAGATCTACGCCGAGTCGTTCCAGGGACCCGACCACCTCGCCCGGATCCAGGAGGAGGCGAAGGGGCTCGTCTCCGACGTGCTCAGGCAGGCCTGA
- the glgC gene encoding glucose-1-phosphate adenylyltransferase, translating into MAAKVLAIVLAGGEGKRLMPLTTDRAKPAVPFGGMYRMVDFVLSNLANAGFLKIVVLTQYKSHSLDRHITKTWRMSTMLGNYVTPVPAQQRRGPWWFAGSADAIYQSFNLINDEQPDYVIVFGADHIYRMDPRQMVEDHIASGAGVTVAGIRQPLSMADQFGVIEVGDDGKRIRAFREKPTDAVGLPDAPDQIYASMGNYVFSTGALCEAVERDAEDKTSKHDMGGSIIPMLVERGEANVYDFKDNEVPGSTDRDRGYWRDVGTLDSFYDAHMDLINVHPVFNLYNFDWPIYSMQPPFPPAKFVHQWGERVGRAVGSMVSPGAVISGSLVENSVVSPKVKVHSWAHVDGAVLMEGVEIGRHAVVRRAILDKNVYVPEGAEIGVDLEKDRQRYTVSDNGIVVIGKGQRVEP; encoded by the coding sequence ATGGCTGCCAAGGTGCTCGCGATCGTCCTGGCCGGCGGGGAGGGCAAGCGCCTGATGCCCCTGACCACCGACCGGGCGAAACCGGCCGTCCCCTTCGGCGGGATGTACCGCATGGTCGACTTCGTCCTCTCCAACCTGGCGAACGCCGGCTTTCTCAAGATCGTCGTGCTGACCCAGTACAAGTCCCACTCGCTGGACCGGCACATCACCAAGACGTGGCGGATGTCGACCATGCTCGGCAACTACGTCACCCCGGTCCCGGCGCAGCAGCGGCGCGGCCCGTGGTGGTTCGCCGGCTCGGCCGACGCGATCTACCAGAGCTTCAACCTGATCAACGACGAGCAGCCCGACTACGTGATCGTCTTCGGCGCGGACCACATCTACCGGATGGACCCCCGGCAGATGGTGGAGGACCACATCGCCTCCGGCGCGGGGGTGACCGTGGCCGGCATCCGCCAGCCGCTGTCGATGGCCGACCAGTTCGGCGTCATCGAGGTCGGCGACGACGGCAAGCGGATCCGGGCGTTCCGCGAGAAGCCCACCGACGCGGTGGGGCTGCCCGACGCCCCGGACCAGATCTACGCCTCGATGGGCAACTACGTCTTCAGCACCGGCGCGCTCTGCGAGGCGGTCGAGCGCGACGCGGAGGACAAGACCAGCAAGCACGACATGGGCGGCAGCATCATCCCCATGCTGGTCGAGCGGGGCGAGGCCAACGTCTACGACTTCAAGGACAACGAGGTGCCCGGCAGCACCGACCGGGACCGCGGCTACTGGCGCGACGTGGGGACGCTGGACTCGTTCTACGACGCCCACATGGACCTGATCAACGTCCACCCGGTGTTCAACCTCTACAACTTCGACTGGCCGATCTACAGCATGCAGCCGCCCTTCCCGCCGGCGAAGTTCGTCCACCAGTGGGGCGAGCGGGTCGGCCGCGCGGTCGGCTCGATGGTCTCGCCCGGCGCGGTGATCTCCGGCTCGCTGGTGGAGAACTCGGTCGTCTCGCCGAAGGTCAAGGTGCACTCCTGGGCGCACGTGGACGGCGCGGTGCTGATGGAGGGCGTCGAGATCGGCCGGCACGCGGTGGTCCGCCGGGCCATCCTGGACAAGAACGTCTACGTCCCGGAGGGCGCCGAGATCGGCGTCGACCTGGAGAAGGACCGGCAGCGCTACACCGTCTCCGACAACGGCATCGTCGTCATCGGCAAGGGTCAGCGCGTCGAACCCTGA
- the glgA gene encoding glycogen synthase, protein MSDLAPLRVDLLTREYPPEVYGGAGVHVEYLARELRRLADVRVHCFGAPRSEPGVTAYAEPAGLAGANAALRTMGVDLEMAAGCAGTDVVHSHTWYANLAGHTAKLLHGVPHVVTAHSLEPLRPWKAEQLGGGYALSSWCERTAYEAADAIIAVSAGMKRDVLAAYPAVDPDRVRVVHNGIDTAQYTPDTGTDVLDRLGIDPARPSVVYVGRITRQKGLPYLLRAARELPADTQLVLLAGAPDTPDIAAEVEGLVAELRANRSGVVWVAEMLPKPEVIQVLTHATIFVCPSVYEPMGIVNLEAMACETAVVATATGGIPEVVADGETGLLVPIAQATDGSGRPLDPERFVADLAAAVNELLADPKRTEEFGLAGRRRAVEHFSWDAIATRTMELYRSLVR, encoded by the coding sequence ATGAGCGATCTCGCCCCGCTGCGCGTCGACCTGCTCACCCGGGAGTACCCGCCGGAGGTGTACGGCGGCGCCGGGGTGCACGTCGAGTACCTGGCCCGCGAGCTGCGTCGGCTGGCCGACGTCCGGGTGCACTGCTTCGGCGCGCCGCGCAGCGAGCCGGGGGTCACCGCGTACGCCGAGCCGGCCGGACTGGCCGGCGCGAACGCCGCGCTGCGCACCATGGGCGTCGACCTGGAGATGGCGGCCGGCTGCGCCGGCACCGACGTGGTGCACAGCCACACCTGGTACGCGAACCTCGCCGGGCACACCGCGAAGCTGCTGCACGGGGTGCCGCACGTGGTGACCGCGCACAGCCTGGAGCCGCTGCGGCCGTGGAAGGCCGAGCAGCTCGGCGGCGGCTACGCGCTCTCCTCCTGGTGCGAACGGACCGCCTACGAGGCCGCCGACGCGATCATCGCGGTCAGCGCGGGGATGAAGCGGGACGTGCTGGCCGCGTACCCGGCGGTCGACCCGGACCGGGTCCGGGTGGTGCACAACGGCATCGACACCGCGCAGTACACCCCGGACACCGGCACCGACGTGCTCGACCGGCTCGGCATCGACCCGGCCCGCCCCAGCGTGGTCTACGTCGGCCGGATCACCCGGCAGAAGGGCCTGCCCTACCTGCTCCGGGCGGCCCGCGAGCTGCCCGCCGACACCCAGCTGGTGCTGCTGGCCGGCGCCCCGGACACGCCGGACATCGCCGCCGAGGTGGAGGGGCTCGTCGCCGAGCTGCGGGCCAACCGGTCCGGGGTGGTCTGGGTGGCCGAGATGCTGCCCAAGCCCGAGGTGATCCAGGTGCTCACGCACGCCACGATCTTCGTCTGCCCGTCCGTCTACGAGCCGATGGGCATCGTCAACCTGGAGGCGATGGCCTGCGAGACGGCGGTGGTGGCGACGGCGACCGGCGGCATCCCCGAGGTGGTCGCCGACGGCGAGACCGGCCTGCTGGTGCCGATCGCGCAGGCGACCGACGGCAGCGGCCGGCCGCTGGACCCGGAGCGCTTCGTGGCGGACCTGGCGGCGGCGGTCAACGAGCTGCTGGCCGACCCGAAGCGGACCGAGGAGTTCGGGCTGGCCGGCCGGCGCCGCGCCGTCGAGCACTTCTCCTGGGACGCCATCGCGACCCGCACCATGGAGCTCTACCGCTCGTTGGTGCGGTGA